A genomic region of Ammospiza nelsoni isolate bAmmNel1 chromosome 3, bAmmNel1.pri, whole genome shotgun sequence contains the following coding sequences:
- the NUP43 gene encoding nucleoporin Nup43, translated as MEDVSAKFVSQKISRTRWRPLPAAALQPPDVFATGSWDNEDNRISIWSAGDLGNAGLNGEYHGEPHLLCDIQHNGDVMDMQFLDQERIVVASSTGTVTIFRHHQNNQTLSADHRWAKAHYHVDQDTSCGGAACTGVVCNNPEIVTVGEDGRINLFRADQKDAVRTIDNADSSTLHAVTFLRTTEILTVNSIGQLKIWDLRQQRNEPSQIFSLAGDRVPLHCVDRHPNQQHIVATGGQDGMLSIWDIRQGTMPVSLLNAHEAEMWEVHFHPSDPDHLFTCSEDGSLWHWDTSTNVSEKPSFLHQGGRSTAYLSHSTMNQSVVSAWLSNDPTKDRMEITNLIPNQTLSVNSLDVLGPCLVYGTDAEAIYVNRQLFA; from the exons aTGGAGGACGTGAGCGCCAAGTTCGTGTCGCAGAAGATCAGCCGGACGCGCTGGCGGCCCCTGCCCGCCGCCGCGCTCCAGCCCCCCGACGTCTTCGCCACCGGCTCCTGGGACAACGAG GATAACAGGATCTCCATTTGGTCTGCTGGCGACCTTGGAAATGCGGGCCTCAATGGTGAATATCATGGAGAACCTCATCTGCTGTGTGACATCCAGCACAACGGTGATGTTATGGATATGCAG TTTTTGGATCAAGAAAGAATTGTGGTTGCCTCGTCAACAGGAACTGTAACTATATTCCGTCATCATCAAAATAACCAG ACATTATCTGCTGACCACCGGTGGGCAAAAGCTCATTATCATGTGGATCAAGACACATCTTGTGGTGGAGCAGCCTGTACAGGAGTCGTCTGCAACAACCCAGAAATTGTCACTGTTGGAGAAGATGGTAGAATAAATCTCTTCAGGGCTGACCAAAAAGATGCAGTAAGAACTATAG ACAATGCAGACAGCAGTACACTCCATGCAGTGACTTTCCTTCGCACAACTGAGATCTTGACAGTAAACTCAATTGGACAGTTAAAAATATGGGACCTCAGACAGCAAAGAAATGAGCCatctcaaatattttcttt ggcaggtgacagaGTTCCACTGCACTGTGTAGATAGGCATCCCAATCAGCAGCATATTGTGGCCACAGGGGGCCAGGATGGAATGCTGAGTATATGGGACATCAGGCAGGGTACTATGCCAGTGTCCCTGCTAAATGCTCATGAAGCAGAAA TGTGGGAAGTTCACTTCCATCCCTCTGACCCTGATCATTTATTCACGTGTTCTGAAGATGGATCTCTTTGGCACTGGGATACTTCCACAAACGTATCTGAAAAACCATCTTTTCTTCATCAAG GAGGAAGAAGCACTGCCTATCTTTCCCACAGCACCATGAACCAGTCTGTAGTGAGTGCCTGGCTAAGCAATGATCCGACCAAAGACCGCATGGAAATCACCAACCTCATTCCAAACCAGACTTTGTCTGTGAATAGCTTAGATGTTCTAGGACCATGCCTGGTATATGGTACTGATGCAGAGGCTATTTATGTGAACAGACAACTTTTTGCATGA